From the Deltaproteobacteria bacterium genome, the window GGGCCATCGGGAGACTGGATCTGCTCAGTGTCCCCAAAACCGCCCTTTTCTGTTCCAAGACCTGCCCGGGCCATGCCATTCTAAAGGCCATGGATCAGGCGCAAAAATGGCGGGATGAGGGTAGATGTATTATCAGCGGATTTCATTCGCCCATTGAGAAGGAATGTCTGAACATCTTGTTGCGTGGGGTTCAGCCGATCATCATCTGTCCTGCCCGAGGCCTTCAAGGGATGAGGGTTCCAAAGGAATGGCGAAGGGGCATTGACACTGGCCGGATTTTGATCCTCTCGGCCTTTGACCCGTCGCAGCATCGGCTCACTGCTGCACTGTCCGACGAGCGAAACAGATTGGTTGCCGCCCTGGCTGATGAAATCTACTTTGTCCATGTCACCCCGCAGGAAGGATCGCGCAACTTGCCGAACAGGTTTCCGGATGGGGAATCCCAAAGATTGGATAGCGGGGTGCATAAACCCTGCGGGACAA encodes:
- a CDS encoding DNA-processing protein DprA, with product MAMYLPLQVIDNNSPSFPVQLTERLGRDTPVRLWAIGRLDLLSVPKTALFCSKTCPGHAILKAMDQAQKWRDEGRCIISGFHSPIEKECLNILLRGVQPIIICPARGLQGMRVPKEWRRGIDTGRILILSAFDPSQHRLTAALSDERNRLVAALADEIYFVHVTPQEGSRNLPNRFPDGESQRLDSGVHKPCGTIHKKANTLTDLL